The stretch of DNA CCTGTGTGCCTCCATTATCCGAAAGCAACCATTTTTTTAAAACCTGTTTCATACCCATGGTTAATTAGAATGTATATCCCATTTCGGTGATCTCTCTCCCGATCGATTCCCTGACCACCTCCTGATCCTCCGGCGTAAACATCTCTTTATATCTTCCGGCGACTGCCTTATTAAAGTGCAGTCCCGTTTTCGTCCCCTGGTCATTCTTCCTGTCGTACTTCTGCACAATGCTTTCAAGGAGATCACTATTCGCCTTAAGCCCCAGGTAATCGGAAATGGACTGCAGTGTACTTCCTGGTTCGTCCAGCAATGTCTCGTATCTGATGGACAAACAGTTCTTTTCCTTCTGAAACGAGCGCCAGATATCGATCCAGGTTTTAACTTCGGGAATAGATGCCGAAACATCTGTGAAGGAGGCAAAAGTATGATTCTCACCCGCTGCACGGATCTTCTCTCCATGATCGATGGCTGATAAAATAACATCCCGGGGATCGCGGTAGCTATAGACTACTTTCACCATCCCGAGGGCTGCCATCCAACGTGAAGCCAGACTCGGGGGACTGTGTGTTTTCACGACAAACGCCCCATACTTACGGCTGGCTTTCCAAAGTTTA from Flavobacteriales bacterium encodes:
- a CDS encoding sulfotransferase domain-containing protein; translated protein: MFVISAGMPKSGSGYLYNALNDLLAGSGGADARNIKEKTELGNILQWYNNNVDDLGFGNLFKLWKASRKYGAFVVKTHSPPSLASRWMAALGMVKVVYSYRDPRDVILSAIDHGEKIRAAGENHTFASFTDVSASIPEVKTWIDIWRSFQKEKNCLSIRYETLLDEPGSTLQSISDYLGLKANSDLLESIVQKYDRKNDQGTKTGLHFNKAVAGRYKEMFTPEDQEVVRESIGREITEMGYTF